A part of Populus alba chromosome 8, ASM523922v2, whole genome shotgun sequence genomic DNA contains:
- the LOC118062503 gene encoding uncharacterized protein — protein sequence MEIHFLATVTQNFLVACETGCQHFICPCFYKQTPLNLHHSSPAMEVTLSSAASASTLKNANVSAISITQKLNTSILTWPSSTNPKVLHLYVPKNPVRRINTLLSLTRCSTKPDTNTNNETDQNSTPESNSNPEPQYPSTPISSNDSLPSNSLPSQSLSRGLVFDLGPSNSWDGEEIGSPVVKRFLSDEEERWYMWYHGNSSQNSGSADSIGLAVSSNGIHWERGVGPVSSSGDVGSVMKCGQDWWAFDTMSIRPGEVVVMSSSKVRASSAVYWLYYSGFSSEKVDYTDDDSLEFSLENPERFCLDNVNNGNFDKGKIFKSLPGLAMSQDGRHWARIEGEHHSGALFDVGSDREWDSLFIAGPRVVFHGNSDLRMYYHSFDVESGQFGIGIARSRDGINWMKLGKIIGGGKISSFDEFGAINACVVRNKKDGRYLMAYEGVAAGGKRSIGLAVSPDGLKDWRRFQDEAVLESPVKDGWDNKGVGSPCLVQMDGEVDEWRLYYRGVGNEGRTGIGMAISQGNDVSSFRRWTGFHL from the coding sequence ATGGAAATTCACTTCTTGGCCACAGTGACTCAAAACTTCCTCGTCGCTTGCGAAACAGGCTGTCaacattttatttgtccttgctTCTACAAACAGACACCACTCAATCTCCACCACTCCTCTCCTGCCATGGAAGTCACACTATCATCAGCAGCTTCAGCTTCAACACTGAAAAACGCTAACGTCTCTGCAATTTCCATCACTCAAAAATTAAACACCTCGATCCTAACATGGCCTTCTTCTACAAATCCCAAAGTGCTACATCTTTATGTCCCCAAGAATCCTGTCCGAAGAATCAACACCCTTCTGTCTCTCACTCGTTGCTCCACAAAACCAGACACCAACACAAACAACGAAACTGACCAAAATTCTACCCCTGAATCCAATTCAAATCCAGAGCCCCAATACCCATCAACACCCATTTCTTCAAATGATTCGCTGCCCTCCAATTCTTTGCCATCACAGTCATTATCTAGGGGATTGGTGTTTGATTTGGGTCCCTCAAATTCATGGGACGGCGAAGAAATTGGGTCACCGGTGGTGAAAAGATTCTTGAGTGACGAGGAAGAGAGATGGTACATGTGGTACCATGGGAATTCTAGTCAAAACTCAGGCTCAGCAGATTCAATAGGACTAGCAGTTTCAAGCAATGGAATTCACTGGGAAAGAGGGGTAGGGCCGGTTAGCTCCAGCGGTGATGTGGGTTCGGTTATGAAGTGTGGTCAAGATTGGTGGGCGTTTGATACAATGAGCATTAGGCCTGGTGAAGTGGTTGTAATGTCAAGTTCAAAAGTCAGAGCTTCAAGTGCTGTTTACTGGCTTTACTACTCTGGTTTTAGTTCTGAGAAGGTGGATTATACGGATGATGATTCCTTGGAGTTCAGTTTAGAAAACCCAGAAAGGTTTTGCCTTGATAATGTAAATAATGGGAATTTTGATAAAGGGAAGATCTTTAAGTCTCTGCCTGGTTTGGCAATGAGTCAGGATGGGAGGCATTGGGCTAGAATTGAAGGGGAACATCACAGTGGAGCTCTGTTTGATGTGGGGTCTGACAGAGAGTGGGATTCTTTGTTTATTGCTGGTCCACGGGTTGTTTTTCATGGTAATAGTGATCTTAGAATGTATTATCACTCGTTTGATGTGGAAAGTGGGCAATTTGGTATTGGGATAGCAAGGTCAAGAGATGGGATCAATTGGATGAAGTTGGGGAAGATAATTGGAGGAGGAAAAATTAGCTCTTTTGATGAGTTTGGTGCAATAAATGCATGTGTTGTGAGGAACAAGAAGGATGGGAGGTATTTGATGGCTTATGAGGGTGTCGCTGCTGGTGGAAAGAGGAGTATTGGATTGGCAGTGTCTCCTGATGGATTAAAAGATTGGAGGAGATTTCAAGACGAGGCGGTGCTGGAGTCACCGGTGAAAGATGGATGGGATAACAAGGGAGTTGGATCTCCCTGTCTGGTTCAAATGGACGGGGAAGTTGATGAATGGAGGTTGTATTACAGAGGAGTTGGCAATGAGGGAAGGACTGGAATTGGAATGGCAATTTCTCAAGGAAATGATGTTAGTAGTTTTAGACGATGGACAGGATTCCATTTATAA
- the LOC118062347 gene encoding uncharacterized protein, with protein sequence MGKDSKQKDAGAKGKGKGKQAGGGSDENASKGKGKSGKASDGLGTCTYVKARHILCEKQGKINEAYQKLQDGWLSNGDKVPPAEFAKLASEYSECPSGKKGGDLGWFPRGKMAGPFQDVAFATQIGATSAPFKSTHGYHVILCEGRKN encoded by the exons ATGGGAAAGGACTCGAAGCAAAAAGACGCTGGAGCGAAgggaaaggggaagggaaagCAGGCAGGGGGTGGGAGTGATGAAAATGCTTCCAAGGGGAAAGGAAAATCTGGAAAGGCTTCAGATGGGCTCGGCACTTGCACTTATGTCAAAG cgAGGCATATATTATGTGAGAAGCAAGGCAAGATCAATGAGGCATACCAGAAGTTGCAGGATGGTTGGCTAAGCAATGGTGACAAGGTTCCTCCAGCTGAGTTTGCAAAG TTGGCTTCCGAGTACTCAGAGTGTCCATCAGGAAAGAAAGGCGGAGACCTTGGATGGTTCCCTCGAGGAAAGATGGCGGGTCCCTTTCAAGATGTGGCATTTGCCACTCAAATTGGAGCTACAAGTGCACCATTCAAGTCAAC ACATGGGTATCACGTAATATTGTGTGAAGGGAGGAAGAATTGA
- the LOC118062346 gene encoding galactoside 2-alpha-L-fucosyltransferase has product MDLNSSTRRRSPPSEDTDQQLAQNSKMQAKRFGSNGITFTQIFTYCLVALPIIFAISLIFRHPSSDRTMGFADARVLENREVKQNATPIGAGGSEGVLFQHADKYNGKLLGGLLADGFDEAACTSRYSSFLYRKISLHKPSSYLISRLRSYEDLHKRCGPNTQSYNKALEQLKSGNKIGLTDCNYIVWISFSGLGNRILSLASTFLYALLTNRVLLVDQGKDMADLLCDPFPDKSWLLPRDFPLIDQFDSFNQNSPHCHGNMLKNNAINSSAMSKPSYLYLHLVHDYGDHDKLFFCDGEQSFLENVPWLIMKTDNYYVPSLFLIPSFEKELSNLFPEKGTVFHHLGRYLFHPSNHVWGLITRYYRTYLAKADERIGIQIRTFDSRRGPFKHVMDQILACTLREKLLPAVDMQGSVVNPSENAKLKAVLVTSLLSGYSEDLRNMYWEHPTMTGEVVGVYQPSHEEFQQTEKQMHNRKAWAEMYLLSLTDVLVTSAWSTFGYVAQGLGGLRPWILYKTENDTAPDPPCRRAMSTEPCFHAPPFYDCKAKKGIDTGTLVPHVRHCEDISWGLKVVDDHDDL; this is encoded by the exons atggaTCTGAATTCTTCCACAAGGAGGCGATCACCACCGTCGGAGGACACAGATCAACAGCTAGCCCAAAACTCAAAAATGCAAGCGAAGAGATTTGGATCCAATGGGATCACGTTCACCCAGATCTTTACTTATTGCTTGGTAGCTTTGCCAATAATTTTCGCAATATCATTGATCTTTAGACACCCGTCGTCTGATCGAACGATGGGGTTCGCGGATGCTAGAGTTCTTGAAAACAGAGAAGTCAAGCAGAATGCCACGCCAATTGGAGCAGGCG GCTCGGAGGGCGTTTTGTTTCAGCACGCTGACAAGTATAATGGCAAACTGCTTGGAGGACTTCTTGCGGATGGGTTTGACGAAGCTGCTTGCACGAGTAGGTACAGTTCATTTTTATATCGCAAAATTTCTCTCCATAAGCCTTCATCATATCTCATTTCGAGACTCAGAAGCTACGAGGATCTTCATAAACGTTGTGGACCAAACACTCAATCCTACAATAAAGCCCTGGAACAACTCAAGTCTGGCAACAAAATAGGTTTGACTGACTGTAATTATATTGTGTGGATATCTTTTAGCGGCTTGGGCAACAGGATATTATCCCTAGCTTCAACATTTCTTTATGCTCTCCTGACAAATAGAGTCCTGCTCGTTGACCAAGGAAAGGACATGGCAGATCTCCTCTGTGATCCGTTTCCTGATAAATCTTGGTTGCTGCCCAGGGACTTCCCTCTCATTGATCAATTCGACAGCTTTAATCAGAATTCTCCTCACTGTCATGGGAATATGCTAAAGAATAATGCCATAAACTCTTCAGCAATGTCAAAACCATCATATTTATACCTCCATTTAGTTCATGATTATGGCGATCATGATAAGCTTTTCTTCTGTGATGGAGAACAGTCTTTTCTTGAAAATGTCCCTTGGTTGATCATGAAAACAGATAACTACTATGTTCCTTCACTTTTCTTGATTCCATCTTTCGAGAAAGAACTGAGCAACTTGTTTCCTGAGAAAGGAACTGTTTTCCACCACCTCGGACGGTACCTTTTCCACCCTTCAAATCATGTGTGGGGACTAATAACAAGGTATTATCGAACTTACTTAGCCAAGGCTGATGAGAGAATTGGCATTCAGATAAGAACTTTTGATTCAAGACGTGGCCCCTTTAAACACGTCATGGATCAAATTTTAGCTTGTACTTTGAGAGAGAAGTTATTGCCTGCAGTAGACATGCAAGGCTCCGTTGTCAATCCTTCTGAAAATGCCAAATTGAAGGCGGTTCTGGTGACATCCTTGCTTTCAGGGTATTCTGAAGATTTAAGGAACATGTACTGGGAACATCCAACTATGACTGGGGAAGTCGTTGGAGTCTACCAGCCTAGCCATGAGGAGTTTCAACAAACAGAAAAGCAGATGCACAACAGAAAAGCCTGGGCAGAAATGTACCTTCTCAGTTTGACTGATGTCTTGGTCACAAGTGCATGGTCAACATTTGGCTATGTGGCTCAAGGTCTTGGAGGTTTGAGGCCATGGATCCTGTACAAGACTGAAAATGATACAGCCCCCGATCCCCCTTGTCGCCGGGCCATGTCGACGGAACCTTGTTTTCATGCTCCTCCCTTTTATGACTGCAAGGCTAAGAAAGGAATTGATACAGGTACACTTGTTCCTCATGTGAGACACTGCGAGGATATCAGCTGGGGTCTAAAGGTGGTTGATGATCATGATGACTTATAG
- the LOC118062529 gene encoding uncharacterized protein, giving the protein MALRLGMLKCAAGGNSGCRSGIRRWAHIPAMARPLDGALESYIASPQLTLPEFDANQDTSSNSSNSGFGLPGFSFGGSMELMAVPKRKVTPHKRGIRNGPKALKPIPVIIRCKSCGQVKLPHFYCCSGDRGKNGERNN; this is encoded by the exons ATGGCGTTGAGACTGGGAATGCTAAAATGCGCTGCCGGCGGCAACAGTGGGTGCAGATCAGGAATCAGGAGGTGGGCCCATATTCCAGCCATGGCTCGGCCTTTGGATGGCGCCTTAGAAAGCTATATTGCGTCTCCACAATTGACTTTACCCGAGTTCGATGCAAACCAAGACACCAGCAGCAACAGTAGCAATTCTGGGTTCGGGTTGCCGGGTTTTTCTTTTGGTGGGTCCATGGAACTCATGGCTGTTCCTAAAAGGAAG GTTACTCCCCATAAGAGAGGTATACGAAATGGGCCAAAGGCTTTGAAACCAATACCAGTGATTATTCGCTGCAA GAGCTGTGGACAAGTTAAGCTGCCGCACTTCTACTGTTGCAGTGGTGACCGGGGGAAGAATGGCGAgcgaaataattaa